The Centroberyx gerrardi isolate f3 chromosome 12, fCenGer3.hap1.cur.20231027, whole genome shotgun sequence genome has a window encoding:
- the rims2a gene encoding regulating synaptic membrane exocytosis protein 4 isoform X6, translating to MGRQGHDAAAPAAGMRIQRSQSKMSLSASFEALAVYFPCMNSFDEEDGEAGGKKLRSTIQRSTETGLAVEMRSRMTRQASRESTDGSMNSYSSEGNLIFPGVRLSSDAQFSDFLDGLGPAQLVGRQTLATPPMGDIQIGMVEKKGALEVEVIRARGLVGKPGSKALPAPYVKVYLLENGACIAKKKTKVARKTLDPLYQQQLPFEESPGGKVLQIIVWGDYGRMDHKSFMGAVQILLDELDLSNMVIGWFKLFPPSSLVDPTLAPLTRRASQSSLDSFSRS from the exons ATGGGCAGGCAGGGGCACGATGCCGCTGCTCCGGCTGCTGGGATGCGTATACAGCGCTCCCAGAGTAAGATGAGCCTGTCGGCATCGTTTGAGGCGCTGGCTGTCTATTTCCCCTGCATGAACTCCTTCGATGAAGAGGACGGAG AAGCGGGAGGTAAGAAGTTGCGCAGCACTATCCAGAGGAGCACAGAGACGGGCCTGGCGGtggagatgaggagcaggatGACTCGGCAGGCCAGCCGGGAGTCCACAGACGGCAGCATGAACAGCTACAGCTCCGAGGGAAA TCTCATCTTCCCCGGCGTGAGGCTCTCCTCAGACGCCCAGTTCAGCGACTTCCTGGATGGCCTTGGCCCCGCCCAGCTGGTCGGACGACAGACGTTGGCTACTCCACCCATGG GCGACATCCAGATCGGCATGGTGGAGAAGAAAGGAGCGCTGGAGGTGGAGGTCATCAGAGCCCGTGGCCTTGTGGGAAAACCAGGTTCCAAGGCACTGCCAG CACCGTATGTAAAGGTCTACCTTTTGGAAAATGGAGCCTGCATagccaaaaagaaaacaaaagtagcAAGAAAAACCTTGGACCCTCTTTACCAGCAGCAACTGCCGTTTGAGGAGAGTCCGGGAGGGAAGGTTTTACAG ATCATCGTATGGGGGGACTATGGACGTATGGACCATAAATCATTCATGGGAGCAGTTCAGATACTTTTAGATGAGCTGGACCTGTCCAACATGGTGATTGGCTGGTTCAagctctttcctccttcctcattGGTGGACCCTACTCTGGCCCCGCTGACAAGAAGAGCTTCCCAATCTTCACTGGACAGTTTCTCTCGATCATAG